The following are encoded in a window of Brevibacillus ruminantium genomic DNA:
- a CDS encoding SDR family NAD(P)-dependent oxidoreductase yields MHLLGKVALVTGGASGIGVGICKKLAEKGAKVVVNYIGDSYEEKAKNLVQEIRANGGDAIWISGDVTNQTHVEQMINSTLEQYGKIDILVNNAGITIDGLTQNLETEDFIKVLSVNLVGPFLTMKLALPHMIANKFGRIINISSVAALIGLRGAPAYAASKAGLIGLSKTTAREVARKGITVNVICPGYINAGMTERVAQEYLDSMTPLIPMGIFGEPEDIGGGVVFLASDEAKLITGEVIRIDGGIAM; encoded by the coding sequence ATGCATCTGTTGGGCAAAGTGGCTCTGGTGACCGGTGGAGCAAGTGGAATCGGGGTGGGAATCTGTAAGAAGTTGGCTGAAAAAGGGGCAAAAGTAGTCGTCAATTACATCGGGGATTCCTATGAAGAAAAGGCGAAAAATTTGGTGCAGGAAATTCGAGCCAACGGGGGCGATGCGATCTGGATAAGCGGCGATGTTACCAACCAAACGCATGTGGAGCAAATGATAAACAGTACACTTGAGCAATACGGGAAAATAGATATTCTCGTGAACAATGCGGGAATTACGATTGATGGGCTGACGCAGAACCTGGAGACAGAAGACTTTATCAAGGTATTATCGGTTAATCTGGTTGGTCCGTTTCTTACCATGAAGTTGGCATTGCCCCATATGATTGCCAACAAATTTGGCAGGATTATTAATATTTCCTCCGTTGCCGCCCTTATAGGATTGCGAGGGGCTCCCGCTTACGCAGCATCGAAAGCAGGTTTGATCGGATTGTCCAAAACAACAGCCAGGGAAGTAGCGAGGAAAGGGATTACCGTAAATGTTATTTGTCCCGGTTACATCAATGCTGGAATGACAGAAAGGGTTGCGCAGGAATATCTCGATTCGATGACACCGCTTATTCCCATGGGGATATTCGGGGAGCCGGAGGATATCGGGGGCGGAGTAGTTTTTCTTGCTTCCGATGAAGCGAAATTGATTACCGGAGAAGTGATTCGGATCGATGGCGGGATCGCAATGTAA
- a CDS encoding alpha/beta hydrolase codes for MYTTYDHEWKGLTFRIAEWTGGSPTIVGIHGLAGNHKHFTALANELSPEYRVLAYDVRGRGNSSRAEQDSSILLHAEDTIELIESLGIKSPILIGHSMGAFIAAIVASKYKNLAGVVLVDGAGLLTSKEIEIVKPALDRLGKSFPSKEAYIHHSQNIYHAMGLEWNEYFEEGILYGVEEVDGQVRFKGEPEVIMKDLESIERDFDHKQICSSIACPVLLVIANGKIGGSPVYTEESYSKTKEYTANLQSYLSDANHYSILLDRQPDLAHRIKQFIAEISESDLKGDH; via the coding sequence ATGTATACGACATATGATCATGAATGGAAAGGGTTAACATTTAGGATCGCAGAATGGACGGGGGGAAGTCCAACAATTGTTGGAATACACGGCTTGGCAGGTAATCACAAACATTTTACGGCATTGGCCAATGAATTATCTCCTGAATATCGAGTCTTAGCCTATGATGTCAGAGGCAGGGGCAATAGTTCGCGAGCCGAACAGGATTCATCCATTTTATTGCATGCAGAAGACACGATTGAGTTAATAGAATCTTTGGGAATCAAATCTCCCATATTAATCGGCCATTCAATGGGGGCATTTATTGCAGCAATTGTCGCAAGCAAATATAAAAACCTTGCCGGAGTTGTTCTTGTAGACGGTGCAGGGCTGTTAACCTCTAAAGAAATCGAAATTGTAAAGCCCGCATTAGACAGATTGGGCAAATCGTTCCCTTCCAAAGAAGCATATATCCATCATTCACAAAACATATACCATGCCATGGGATTGGAATGGAATGAATATTTTGAGGAAGGCATTCTTTATGGAGTAGAGGAAGTCGATGGCCAGGTTAGATTTAAAGGTGAGCCGGAAGTGATTATGAAAGACCTTGAAAGTATTGAGCGTGATTTTGATCATAAACAGATCTGTTCATCTATTGCCTGTCCGGTTTTACTGGTGATAGCAAATGGAAAAATAGGGGGTTCGCCTGTCTATACGGAAGAATCTTACAGTAAAACAAAGGAGTATACCGCGAATTTACAATCTTATCTGTCGGATGCCAACCACTACTCCATATTGCTTGATCGACAACCAGATCTGGCTCACAGAATAAAGCAGTTTATCGCGGAAATAAGCGAATCTGATTTAAAGGGCGATCATTGA
- a CDS encoding dipeptidase codes for MSISERLETYFREHRERHLQELYEFLRIPSISSLSVHTPDIISAAKWLAQQLTSVGLENARVIPTQGHPIVYGEWLGAAGKPTILIYGHYDVQPVDPLELWETPPFEPAIRDGKLYARGASDDKGQVFMHIKAIEAMLKCTGELPVNVKFCLEGEEEIGSPHIGAFIEAHQDLLAADVLLISDTPLWEAGQPAICYGLKGLCGLQVDVRGPSEDLHSGLYGGMIHNPLHALAHLLSTLFEPDGRIAIAGFYDQVKPITEAEKAEFGCIPYDETAVRDELGVPCLFGEQGYTVLERNWARPTLDINGMWGGFQGEGTKTVIPAEAHAKITCRLVNDQDPEEILMLVERHLHQHTPAGIALSTTGMNSAAKPYVSSIDHPAIQAAARSYQSTYGVRPIYTRMGASIPAAEIFFRLLHLPIVLLGFGLPDENCHAPNEHFHLQNFETGLQTICCYYKEISTIRSL; via the coding sequence ATGTCTATATCCGAGCGTCTTGAGACCTATTTTCGAGAGCATAGAGAGCGGCATCTGCAGGAGCTGTATGAATTTTTGCGCATTCCCAGCATCAGTTCATTATCCGTTCACACACCGGACATCATCTCCGCGGCGAAGTGGCTAGCGCAGCAGTTAACGTCTGTTGGATTAGAGAATGCCAGGGTGATCCCAACACAAGGTCATCCCATCGTCTATGGAGAGTGGCTCGGGGCCGCGGGAAAACCGACAATACTCATTTACGGTCACTATGATGTTCAGCCTGTAGACCCACTTGAATTGTGGGAGACGCCGCCATTTGAGCCGGCGATCAGAGACGGCAAGCTGTACGCACGTGGTGCATCAGACGATAAGGGGCAAGTGTTTATGCACATCAAAGCAATTGAAGCGATGTTGAAATGCACAGGAGAGCTTCCTGTAAACGTTAAGTTTTGCCTCGAAGGGGAAGAAGAAATCGGCAGTCCTCATATTGGCGCTTTTATCGAAGCGCATCAGGACCTGTTGGCTGCCGATGTGCTGCTGATCTCTGATACCCCTCTATGGGAAGCGGGACAACCGGCTATTTGTTACGGGTTAAAGGGTTTATGTGGGCTCCAGGTAGATGTGCGTGGACCAAGTGAAGATCTGCACTCCGGTTTGTACGGTGGAATGATTCACAATCCTTTGCATGCCTTGGCACATTTGTTGTCAACATTATTTGAGCCCGACGGCAGAATTGCGATTGCAGGCTTTTACGATCAGGTGAAGCCGATTACAGAAGCGGAGAAGGCTGAGTTTGGCTGCATTCCTTATGACGAGACGGCGGTGCGCGATGAACTGGGTGTTCCCTGTCTGTTCGGCGAACAAGGATACACCGTTTTGGAGCGCAACTGGGCCCGGCCCACACTTGATATAAACGGGATGTGGGGTGGTTTTCAAGGAGAAGGTACAAAAACGGTTATCCCTGCCGAAGCGCATGCGAAAATCACCTGTCGCTTGGTAAATGATCAGGATCCTGAGGAGATTTTAATGTTAGTGGAGAGACATCTGCACCAACATACACCAGCGGGAATTGCGTTATCGACGACAGGAATGAACAGCGCAGCCAAGCCGTACGTCAGTTCCATCGATCATCCGGCGATTCAAGCAGCTGCAAGGTCCTACCAATCGACATACGGTGTGCGGCCGATTTATACACGAATGGGAGCGTCTATCCCGGCAGCTGAAATCTTCTTTCGACTGCTTCATCTTCCTATCGTTCTTTTAGGCTTTGGATTGCCAGATGAAAACTGTCATGCTCCAAACGAACATTTTCATCTGCAAAACTTCGAAACAGGATTACAGACCATTTGTTGTTATTACAAGGAAATCTCCACGATAAGAAGTTTATAA
- a CDS encoding MFS transporter — protein sequence MGGTEISKRKRYLILVLLFLGWLLGNIDRLIINVAVLSIGEDLQLNASETGLVISSFFAGYALMQIPGGLLTDRYGFRKIMIIAVVTWSLFTSLTAVAWSFTSIIVIRFLFGIGEGSLGSASAKTISVFFPQSERGRAMSIVLLTGSIAGIITPILAASMITFVGWRMTFAIIGSIGIIVALLYWIHLKMPATAQQTPPSPTSSAGQRVPYAQILKMPLIWKLFVATFGIYVVNWGLISWMPTYLVKVRHLDLMSMGFASMIPAAAGILSVLLTGYIVDKLSSKRHRQLAILCTIVAAVLLFQMFHASSVAAFIVYQTITIFFTSFVTILLGAYPVKKFATHIIGSVQGVINFGAQLAGLITPMAIGFIVDAFHGSFEMAFWFMIAFDLICMLSFLILRDDKGELLESNGEVKTTILQ from the coding sequence ATGGGAGGAACGGAAATCAGCAAGCGGAAAAGGTATCTGATTTTGGTCCTTTTATTCCTTGGCTGGTTATTAGGAAACATAGACCGTCTCATCATAAATGTCGCCGTTTTGTCTATCGGGGAAGATCTGCAGTTAAATGCCTCCGAGACTGGTCTGGTAATCAGCAGCTTCTTCGCAGGCTACGCGCTTATGCAAATTCCTGGCGGGTTGTTAACGGATCGATACGGTTTTCGGAAAATTATGATCATAGCTGTCGTGACGTGGTCGCTCTTTACCTCCCTAACCGCTGTCGCTTGGTCCTTTACATCGATAATCGTCATCCGCTTTTTGTTTGGAATTGGTGAAGGCAGCTTGGGCTCGGCCAGCGCAAAAACCATTTCCGTTTTCTTTCCGCAGTCCGAACGAGGCAGGGCGATGTCGATTGTACTTTTAACAGGCAGCATAGCTGGAATCATAACGCCGATATTGGCTGCGTCGATGATCACGTTTGTAGGCTGGCGAATGACGTTTGCGATTATCGGGTCCATTGGAATCATTGTCGCCTTGTTGTATTGGATTCATCTGAAAATGCCAGCTACAGCGCAGCAAACGCCTCCATCTCCAACATCTTCTGCCGGACAGCGGGTGCCCTATGCACAAATACTGAAAATGCCATTGATTTGGAAGTTGTTCGTTGCGACTTTCGGGATCTATGTCGTAAATTGGGGACTCATATCTTGGATGCCAACCTATTTAGTTAAAGTTCGGCATCTCGATCTGATGTCGATGGGATTTGCTTCGATGATCCCGGCAGCAGCAGGAATTTTGAGCGTATTGTTGACCGGTTACATTGTCGATAAATTGTCCTCTAAGCGCCACAGGCAATTGGCTATTCTCTGCACGATTGTTGCGGCTGTTCTTCTCTTCCAGATGTTTCATGCATCAAGCGTTGCTGCTTTTATCGTGTACCAAACAATCACCATCTTCTTCACCTCGTTTGTAACCATCCTCTTGGGCGCATATCCTGTGAAAAAATTTGCAACGCACATTATTGGTTCCGTGCAGGGAGTCATCAATTTCGGCGCACAGCTTGCCGGTTTGATCACTCCGATGGCTATCGGTTTCATCGTGGACGCTTTTCACGGTTCGTTTGAGATGGCTTTCTGGTTTATGATTGCGTTCGACTTGATTTGCATGTTGTCATTCCTCATTCTCCGTGATGACAAAGGAGAGTTGCTTGAAAGTAATGGTGAAGTGAAAACCACGATTCTACAGTAG